A single region of the Myxococcales bacterium genome encodes:
- a CDS encoding VTT domain-containing protein, translated as MAFLHWLIDIIRDPGQLIVWGGYPGLALIIFLETGALVFFLPGDSLLVMAGLYAAKGDLNLFGLNALLIPMAILGDATSYWIGTRTGMALFNKPRSRWFRPEHLNKAHAFYERHGGKAIILARFMPIVRTFVPIVAGIGQMTYRKFVSFNVIGAIAWVFSMTFLGYFLGARFPVVIEHIEKVIVIVIFVSILPGIIEALRVWLRERNTPVP; from the coding sequence ATGGCGTTTCTCCATTGGCTCATCGACATCATTCGTGATCCTGGCCAACTGATCGTATGGGGTGGTTATCCGGGCCTTGCGCTCATCATATTTCTCGAAACGGGCGCCTTGGTATTCTTTCTGCCAGGAGACTCCCTTTTGGTGATGGCTGGCCTGTACGCCGCAAAAGGTGACCTCAACTTGTTTGGACTCAATGCGCTGCTCATTCCGATGGCCATTTTGGGAGATGCGACTTCCTACTGGATAGGAACTCGAACAGGGATGGCGCTATTCAACAAACCGCGCTCGCGATGGTTTCGGCCCGAGCACCTCAATAAGGCACACGCGTTCTACGAGAGGCACGGTGGCAAAGCCATCATCCTTGCGCGCTTCATGCCCATCGTGCGCACCTTCGTCCCAATCGTGGCGGGAATCGGGCAAATGACATATCGCAAATTCGTAAGCTTTAATGTGATAGGGGCCATCGCTTGGGTATTTTCAATGACCTTCCTGGGTTACTTCTTAGGCGCGCGTTTTCCCGTCGTCATCGAGCACATCGAAAAAGTGATCGTGATTGTCATTTTTGTTTCTATACTTCCCGGAATCATCGAGGCATTGAGAGTGTGGCTTCGTGAGCGAAACACACCTGTGCCCTAG
- the rpmG gene encoding 50S ribosomal protein L33 translates to MRDLIRLVSSAGTGYTYYTSKNKRTTTDKLKFKKYDPKVRKHVEFTEAKMPNPKKS, encoded by the coding sequence ATGCGCGATTTAATTCGGTTGGTCTCCTCGGCAGGCACCGGCTACACGTACTACACGTCCAAGAACAAACGAACCACCACGGATAAACTGAAGTTCAAGAAGTACGATCCCAAGGTGCGCAAGCACGTCGAGTTCACCGAGGCCAAAATGCCCAACCCCAAGAAGAGTTAG
- a CDS encoding 2-oxoglutarate dehydrogenase E1 component, producing MKQDFGVNQSLVEELYQRYQRNPLSVDPVWREYFKKGGATESLKSANPGPRARRLSGSGGLPIATSSFPPSADIMVATDLQSRVTAMVDSYRSRGHRQAKLDPLGLLPTPPDELSLRRFGLYSVDPETVFSIGSLTGQSSLPLRDIVHLLQETYCRSIGVEFKHIDEPEIRHWLQDRMESTCNHTDLNHEDQIHILSKLTDAEMFERFLHTNFIGAKRFSLEGAESVIPFLELLLRSTMRHDVEDVIIGMAHRGRLNVLANVMEKSLLEIFAAFEDEHPELHLGQGDVKYHLGYSSDRILPNGRSVHISLAFNPSHLEWVNPVVEGRARAKQDRRGDVDRRKVIPLLIHGDASFAGQGVVTETLNLSQLRGYQTGGTIHLVINNQIGFTTAPDDARSTPYATDITRMLRCPIFHVNGEDPEAIAQVARLAIDFRQRFSRDVVIDMYCYRRHGHNEGDEPRFTQPVMYAAIDQHESVREAYVKRLVATGNLTEEEANDIAKRRHEALEKALEETRTHGFVPPVYAGEGVWKGFPGGADSAVEKVATRVSATKLEQLFASLNHVPDDFTPNPKIKRLLDTRRAQAAGSKPLDWGAAETLAYATLLSAGTRIRFSGQDSQRGTFSHRHAVLFDVRSGKRYFPLKHLHSSQGVFEIYDSPLSEAGVLGFEYGYSLDYPDALVVWEAQFGDFVNAAQVIIDQFISSSEDKWKRLSGLVMLLPHGFEGQGPEHSSARLERFLALCAEDNMQVCNLTTPAQLFHCLRRQVIRPYRKPLIIMTPKSLLRHPAATSSLESLASEDFERVLHDTSADPKRVTRILLCSGKIYYDLDEERKKRDLKNVAIVRIEQLYPLQSKHLLDALSAYKPGTDLVWIQEEPRNMGGWYFMNATLPDMLNGRHPLRSICRPPSASPATGSLASHKLEQQWLVDAALCHDEKDAHKDYIAKAS from the coding sequence ATGAAGCAAGATTTTGGAGTCAATCAATCCTTAGTTGAAGAGCTCTACCAGCGCTACCAAAGAAATCCACTTTCCGTAGATCCCGTCTGGCGAGAGTACTTTAAAAAAGGAGGCGCGACCGAAAGCTTAAAGAGCGCAAACCCCGGACCTCGCGCCCGGCGCCTGAGCGGTAGCGGCGGCTTACCCATCGCCACCAGCTCCTTTCCACCATCTGCCGATATCATGGTGGCCACTGACCTTCAGAGCCGCGTGACTGCGATGGTCGATTCCTATCGCTCTCGCGGCCATCGCCAGGCCAAGTTGGATCCCCTCGGCCTTCTGCCTACTCCTCCAGACGAACTGAGCCTGCGACGCTTCGGTTTATACTCCGTTGATCCCGAAACAGTGTTCTCAATAGGCAGTCTTACAGGGCAATCCAGTTTACCGCTGAGAGACATCGTCCATCTTTTGCAGGAAACCTACTGCCGCAGCATTGGAGTGGAGTTTAAGCATATCGATGAACCCGAGATTCGCCATTGGCTTCAAGATCGTATGGAATCGACGTGCAACCATACGGATCTCAACCACGAAGATCAGATTCATATTCTTTCGAAATTGACAGACGCCGAGATGTTCGAGCGTTTCTTACATACGAATTTCATTGGCGCCAAGCGCTTTTCGTTAGAGGGAGCAGAAAGCGTGATTCCCTTTTTGGAACTTTTGCTTCGATCAACCATGAGACATGACGTAGAGGATGTCATTATTGGCATGGCGCATCGAGGTCGCCTGAATGTACTGGCGAATGTGATGGAAAAGAGTCTCCTCGAGATTTTTGCCGCATTCGAGGATGAGCACCCGGAGCTCCATCTTGGGCAGGGTGACGTCAAGTACCACCTAGGATATTCCTCGGATCGTATTCTTCCAAACGGTCGTTCCGTCCATATATCGCTGGCATTTAATCCAAGTCATCTGGAATGGGTGAATCCCGTCGTTGAAGGCAGGGCGCGCGCCAAGCAGGACCGCCGAGGCGACGTTGATCGCCGCAAAGTGATTCCTTTGCTCATTCACGGTGATGCCTCCTTTGCCGGGCAAGGCGTGGTCACCGAGACACTTAACCTGAGTCAGCTCCGGGGCTACCAGACAGGCGGCACCATTCATCTGGTCATCAATAACCAAATCGGATTCACCACCGCGCCCGATGACGCCCGCTCCACCCCGTATGCGACCGACATCACACGCATGCTCCGCTGTCCCATTTTCCACGTCAACGGCGAGGATCCGGAAGCTATCGCCCAAGTGGCCCGCCTCGCCATCGATTTCAGGCAACGATTTTCCCGTGATGTCGTGATTGATATGTACTGCTATCGCCGTCACGGCCACAACGAAGGTGATGAGCCTCGTTTCACTCAGCCCGTCATGTACGCTGCTATCGACCAGCACGAAAGCGTTCGTGAAGCGTATGTGAAGCGACTGGTTGCCACAGGCAATTTGACCGAGGAAGAGGCCAATGACATCGCCAAGCGACGGCATGAGGCACTCGAAAAAGCCCTCGAAGAGACACGCACCCACGGGTTTGTGCCGCCAGTTTATGCGGGAGAAGGCGTTTGGAAGGGTTTTCCCGGTGGCGCCGATTCGGCGGTTGAGAAAGTAGCAACGCGCGTAAGCGCGACGAAGCTTGAGCAACTCTTCGCGTCGCTTAATCATGTGCCGGACGACTTCACACCCAATCCCAAGATAAAACGTCTCCTCGACACGCGCCGCGCACAAGCTGCCGGGAGCAAACCTCTCGATTGGGGGGCCGCAGAGACGCTGGCCTATGCCACGCTTCTCAGTGCCGGCACGCGCATCCGGTTTAGCGGCCAGGACTCCCAACGAGGCACATTCAGCCACCGGCATGCGGTTTTGTTCGACGTGCGGAGTGGAAAACGCTACTTCCCGCTCAAGCACCTGCATTCTTCACAGGGCGTTTTCGAGATTTACGACAGTCCTCTTTCAGAGGCAGGCGTCTTGGGGTTCGAATATGGATATAGCCTGGATTACCCAGATGCGTTGGTTGTTTGGGAAGCGCAGTTTGGCGATTTCGTCAACGCCGCGCAGGTGATCATCGACCAGTTTATCAGCTCGTCCGAAGACAAATGGAAGCGATTGAGCGGATTGGTGATGCTATTACCGCACGGGTTTGAGGGCCAGGGGCCAGAACACTCAAGCGCGCGCTTGGAGCGGTTTCTCGCGTTGTGCGCCGAAGACAATATGCAGGTATGTAATCTCACCACGCCTGCGCAGCTCTTTCACTGTCTGCGCCGACAGGTTATTCGCCCCTACCGCAAACCTTTGATCATCATGACACCCAAGAGTCTGCTTCGTCATCCCGCAGCGACTTCTTCGTTGGAATCTCTGGCTTCGGAAGACTTTGAGCGCGTGTTACACGATACGTCTGCCGATCCCAAGCGCGTGACGCGCATTCTCCTATGCTCGGGTAAGATTTATTACGATCTCGATGAAGAACGTAAAAAGCGAGACCTCAAAAACGTTGCCATTGTTCGGATCGAACAGCTTTACCCTCTTCAGTCGAAGCACTTGCTCGACGCCTTGTCGGCGTATAAGCCCGGCACCGATCTTGTTTGGATTCAAGAGGAGCCTCGTAACATGGGCGGATGGTATTTTATGAACGCGACCCTGCCCGACATGTTAAACGGCCGGCATCCTCTGCGTTCAATTTGCCGCCCCCCGAGTGCCAGCCCCGCAACAGGTTCTTTGGCCAGTCACAAGCTCGAACAACAGTGGCTTGTCGATGCTGCGCTCTGCCACGATGAAAAAGACGCGCATAAAGACTACATCGCCAAAGCATCGTGA
- a CDS encoding ABC transporter permease, translating into MTDIVHSRGGLRSVARLEWLRLSRSRHISLSILASAAVLIIATAMRYVYKYDAVQIYDNVLSAGVFGMLAYLLPFLFASGTISEELEGRTFPFLLTRPTRRSTLLLGKLVVTSAASATLLVVSLVALHAIMFLFDAHLFLNRFPMVMQQAASVGLLACCYCAVCLFWGAIVPRASGIACALHLAVLEFGAGYILPGSARLISLGTQARKLAGLPDRGFFQADLGTHIPVWGYAGIMVLAGVLFTGAAVLIFQHREFSADRA; encoded by the coding sequence TTGACAGACATTGTTCATTCTCGCGGAGGGCTGAGAAGCGTCGCCCGTCTCGAGTGGCTTCGGCTTTCGCGAAGCCGGCACATATCTCTAAGTATATTGGCTAGCGCCGCGGTGCTGATCATCGCTACGGCAATGCGCTACGTGTACAAATATGACGCCGTTCAGATCTACGACAACGTGCTTTCAGCGGGCGTGTTCGGCATGCTTGCCTATCTTCTGCCATTTCTTTTTGCTTCCGGCACCATCTCCGAAGAACTGGAGGGACGCACGTTTCCGTTTCTTCTCACCCGTCCCACACGCCGCTCTACGCTTCTTCTCGGGAAACTCGTCGTGACATCCGCTGCCTCAGCCACGCTGCTTGTCGTGAGCCTTGTTGCGCTACACGCGATCATGTTTCTCTTCGATGCCCACCTTTTTCTCAACCGATTTCCCATGGTGATGCAACAGGCGGCAAGTGTTGGACTTCTTGCATGCTGCTACTGCGCAGTGTGTTTGTTTTGGGGCGCGATCGTCCCCAGGGCCTCCGGCATAGCGTGCGCCCTACATTTGGCCGTGCTTGAATTCGGCGCCGGATATATACTCCCCGGTTCAGCCAGATTGATTTCCTTGGGCACCCAGGCGCGCAAGTTGGCCGGCTTGCCCGATCGCGGTTTTTTTCAAGCCGACCTCGGCACACACATTCCTGTTTGGGGTTACGCAGGCATCATGGTTCTTGCCGGAGTGCTTTTCACTGGGGCAGCTGTGCTCATATTCCAGCACCGGGAATTCTCCGCAGATCGTGCTTAG
- a CDS encoding ABC transporter ATP-binding protein, with product MSGIDAKEPPSIEFSQLSKSYAQVAALQRITLRIPAGIWGLLGPNGSGKSTLLKLAAGQLKPSTGSLRVLGESPFANPSVLRHIGFCPEADALYGELSGLEFVEILARLSGLSSGEAHSRALALLSALGLKDAQHRKTRTYSRGMRQRVKLAQAMLHRPKVLLLDEPLTGTDPTSRHLILDAVREHAEEGGVVLFSTHVLHEVENLTDRVLLLVKGQLIAEGNIQDIRLLLDEYPHKIHIRCAKPRALARMLAEATSIAAISFPSEDSLVIDTHEPDVTYAALNQELVLKDYGFHSMTRPDADLHTLFRYLVQRGEHSMGARVARGQISRDPAASPSKEVAS from the coding sequence ATGAGCGGCATCGACGCTAAGGAGCCCCCAAGCATTGAGTTTTCGCAACTCAGCAAATCGTATGCCCAGGTTGCCGCACTGCAACGCATTACCCTGCGCATTCCTGCGGGCATTTGGGGTCTGCTCGGCCCAAATGGCTCTGGCAAGTCAACGCTCCTCAAACTGGCCGCGGGCCAACTCAAGCCCAGTACAGGTTCGCTACGAGTGCTCGGGGAAAGCCCTTTTGCAAATCCAAGTGTCCTTAGACACATTGGGTTTTGTCCAGAAGCTGACGCGCTATACGGCGAACTCTCTGGACTCGAGTTCGTCGAAATCTTGGCTCGCCTAAGTGGACTGAGTTCCGGCGAGGCCCATAGCCGCGCGCTCGCGCTTCTGAGCGCGCTCGGGTTGAAGGACGCGCAGCATCGCAAAACGCGTACGTATAGCCGAGGCATGAGACAACGGGTCAAACTGGCCCAAGCCATGCTGCACCGCCCCAAGGTTCTTCTCTTGGACGAGCCTTTGACTGGCACGGATCCGACCTCGCGTCACCTGATATTGGATGCGGTGCGCGAGCACGCCGAAGAAGGTGGGGTTGTGTTGTTTTCAACCCACGTACTGCACGAGGTGGAGAACTTGACAGATCGGGTCCTCCTTCTTGTCAAAGGGCAACTCATCGCAGAAGGCAATATCCAGGATATCCGGCTTTTGTTGGACGAGTATCCTCACAAGATCCACATTCGTTGTGCGAAACCGCGGGCATTGGCCCGGATGCTAGCAGAAGCCACCAGCATTGCGGCTATAAGCTTTCCTTCAGAAGACAGCCTCGTTATCGACACCCATGAGCCGGATGTGACCTATGCTGCGCTCAATCAGGAACTCGTGCTAAAGGACTATGGGTTTCATTCCATGACTCGCCCGGATGCGGATCTGCACACGCTGTTCCGTTACCTGGTCCAACGTGGCGAGCATTCCATGGGCGCTCGGGTTGCTCGCGGTCAAATCTCGCGTGACCCAGCTGCATCGCCGTCCAAAGAGGTGGCATCTTGA
- a CDS encoding YeeE/YedE family protein, giving the protein MTLVNFTPLSSSIGGLMIGIAAAGMLLITGRIAGVSGIAAGLLLPSRRGDRLWRWLFVAGLMSAGAVLAIVMPHAFAVDIERSSAAVVVAGLLVGVGTSLGSGCTSGHGVCGIGRWSLRSIVATLLFIMMGIATVTCIERVWGGVL; this is encoded by the coding sequence ATGACGCTGGTGAACTTTACGCCACTCTCCTCGAGTATCGGAGGCCTGATGATCGGGATAGCCGCCGCGGGTATGCTGCTGATCACGGGCCGTATCGCAGGCGTCAGCGGCATTGCCGCCGGCCTCTTGCTGCCCTCTCGGCGGGGAGATCGGCTCTGGCGATGGTTGTTTGTGGCGGGCTTGATGTCCGCAGGGGCAGTCCTAGCTATCGTCATGCCCCACGCATTTGCCGTCGACATCGAGCGCAGCTCAGCAGCCGTCGTGGTTGCGGGGCTTCTTGTCGGCGTGGGGACATCCTTAGGAAGCGGTTGCACCAGCGGGCATGGTGTTTGCGGCATTGGTCGATGGTCGTTACGCTCCATTGTCGCCACACTTTTGTTCATCATGATGGGCATTGCCACTGTGACATGCATTGAACGCGTGTGGGGAGGTGTCCTTTGA
- a CDS encoding LemA family protein, whose protein sequence is MKIRWTAFVVAALLGGCGYNLVIDKDEDVKGAWAEVENQYQRRAELVPNLVNVVKGAANFEQETLRQVIEARSKVAGLKVDASVLDDPSKFHAFEQAQSQLSGALSRLLVTVERYPELKATQAFRDLQAQLEGTENRIAVARKRYIETVADYNKVVLRFPTMIGAKMRGKEVRPTFQTTVPGAERAPEVKFE, encoded by the coding sequence ATGAAAATACGTTGGACAGCATTTGTGGTGGCGGCGTTGCTCGGTGGGTGCGGTTACAACCTCGTGATTGACAAAGACGAGGACGTCAAAGGTGCGTGGGCGGAGGTCGAAAATCAGTATCAACGCCGTGCTGAGTTGGTACCCAATCTGGTGAATGTGGTCAAAGGTGCTGCCAACTTTGAGCAAGAAACTCTCAGGCAGGTGATCGAAGCCCGCTCGAAAGTGGCTGGATTGAAAGTCGATGCCAGTGTGTTGGATGATCCCAGCAAGTTCCACGCGTTCGAGCAGGCTCAAAGTCAGCTCTCTGGCGCGCTCTCGAGACTGCTCGTGACCGTCGAGCGGTATCCGGAACTCAAAGCGACTCAGGCGTTTCGTGATCTGCAAGCGCAGCTTGAAGGCACCGAAAACCGCATTGCGGTGGCGCGCAAGCGCTACATCGAGACAGTGGCTGACTACAACAAAGTGGTCCTGCGCTTTCCCACCATGATCGGCGCCAAGATGCGCGGCAAGGAAGTGCGCCCGACTTTTCAAACCACCGTGCCAGGGGCCGAACGAGCACCGGAAGTCAAGTTTGAATAG
- a CDS encoding TPM domain-containing protein codes for MNSAILRALSGATGPLILTLALFAAAPYPGHALAPPTLKGHVNDLAGLLDDQTRTSLEKQLSAYEAETGHQFALLIVPGLEGDPLEDFSIRVVEQWKLGDKKRDDGLLMLVALKDRKVRIEVGYGLEGAIPDATAKRVIEDFITPSFRGGKYAEGIRMGFGALMKAAQRESLGQPPKITRRGEVPGWFVLIFPLFFLMIVSGALPRFLRLPMFGALGGFFGFSALGGILGLILGAIFGSILGLVPLRGLRGGVPMGGGFRGGGGFGGGGFGGGGGGFGGGGASGGW; via the coding sequence TTGAATAGTGCAATATTGCGCGCCCTGAGCGGCGCAACGGGGCCTCTCATCCTCACGTTGGCTCTCTTTGCCGCTGCGCCCTATCCGGGGCATGCGCTCGCGCCCCCGACGCTGAAAGGCCATGTCAATGATTTGGCTGGACTGCTTGATGATCAGACCCGCACCTCGCTCGAAAAGCAGCTGAGTGCGTACGAGGCCGAGACGGGGCATCAGTTTGCCTTGCTGATCGTGCCGGGGCTTGAGGGAGACCCGCTTGAGGACTTCAGCATTCGGGTGGTTGAGCAATGGAAGCTCGGAGACAAGAAGCGCGATGATGGACTCTTGATGCTGGTTGCCCTGAAGGACCGCAAGGTTCGCATCGAGGTGGGGTATGGGCTTGAGGGCGCGATACCGGATGCGACTGCCAAGCGTGTCATTGAGGATTTCATCACGCCGTCCTTTCGCGGAGGGAAGTATGCCGAAGGCATTCGGATGGGGTTCGGGGCTTTGATGAAGGCTGCTCAACGTGAATCATTGGGTCAACCTCCCAAGATCACGCGCCGGGGCGAGGTGCCGGGGTGGTTCGTGCTGATTTTTCCGCTCTTTTTCCTCATGATTGTGTCTGGGGCGCTGCCGAGGTTTCTGCGTCTGCCGATGTTTGGTGCTCTGGGAGGGTTTTTTGGGTTTTCGGCGTTGGGAGGCATTCTCGGGCTCATTTTGGGCGCGATTTTTGGGTCCATCCTTGGTCTCGTGCCGCTGCGCGGACTGCGTGGAGGAGTCCCCATGGGCGGCGGTTTTCGCGGCGGCGGAGGCTTCGGGGGCGGCGGATTTGGCGGCGGTGGTGGGGGCTTTGGTGGTGGCGGCGCATCGGGCGGGTGGTAA
- a CDS encoding DUF58 domain-containing protein, which translates to MNRVVARALEVVPVTWLGILVGAVSVFALQVIGRAQQDLIILVAGYVGIAILALSIVSVVVATLLIKLRLRRFWPDGAHMKLETQTATYTGQSVASWSWFPLVNLSWQWVSPLGCQLTIEREGGQYRERVTAEERGVFHAIERRVVVADVMGLSRIALRHHQHAEVEISPCVGKLGKTAVLHAYMGGEDLVHPYGLPEGDRIDLIRYAPGDPARLIHWKLYARTRKLLRRTPERSLSITHRVVAYLVTGQGDDASAGAARVTIAQGGLGEDWVFSADGLSEAAETETRALYLVRCSKSVQHDGPSRLHDFVRRHTHGQPTSVLIFVPPVMREDWLRSLVMIAREHDGPLRVIVGIDQGAASAARRSVKRWLFKQEPRVEETDRVMLELGRHRIDAVLIERQTGNVYTSLGRVPNSPRQVA; encoded by the coding sequence ATGAATCGGGTAGTTGCAAGAGCCCTTGAGGTTGTACCGGTGACCTGGTTGGGCATCCTCGTCGGAGCGGTGTCGGTTTTTGCGTTACAGGTCATAGGCCGAGCACAACAAGATCTCATTATTTTGGTGGCGGGATATGTCGGAATCGCGATCCTCGCTCTGAGCATCGTTTCGGTGGTGGTCGCGACCCTGCTTATCAAGTTACGCTTGCGCCGCTTTTGGCCGGATGGCGCGCACATGAAGCTCGAGACTCAGACCGCCACTTATACTGGCCAGAGCGTGGCGTCTTGGTCTTGGTTCCCGCTGGTGAATCTGAGCTGGCAATGGGTGTCGCCTCTTGGATGCCAACTTACGATTGAGCGCGAAGGTGGACAGTATCGCGAGCGGGTCACCGCTGAGGAACGGGGGGTGTTTCACGCGATTGAACGCCGGGTGGTGGTTGCCGATGTGATGGGGCTCTCCCGTATCGCGCTGCGTCATCACCAACACGCGGAAGTCGAGATTTCGCCGTGTGTGGGCAAGCTGGGAAAAACGGCGGTGCTGCACGCGTACATGGGCGGGGAAGACTTGGTTCATCCCTATGGGCTCCCTGAAGGCGACCGTATCGATCTGATACGCTACGCGCCGGGGGATCCGGCCAGACTGATTCATTGGAAACTTTACGCTCGCACGCGCAAACTTTTGCGTCGTACCCCGGAGCGTTCGCTGAGCATCACGCATCGGGTGGTGGCCTACTTGGTGACTGGCCAGGGCGACGATGCGAGTGCTGGGGCCGCTCGCGTGACCATCGCGCAGGGTGGTCTCGGGGAAGATTGGGTGTTTTCGGCTGACGGGCTGAGCGAGGCCGCCGAGACGGAAACACGCGCTCTTTACCTGGTCCGCTGCTCTAAAAGCGTTCAGCACGACGGGCCGAGCAGGCTTCATGACTTTGTGAGACGGCACACGCATGGGCAACCCACGAGTGTATTGATATTTGTGCCGCCCGTGATGCGTGAGGATTGGCTGCGTTCCCTGGTCATGATAGCCCGGGAGCATGACGGACCGCTGCGCGTTATCGTAGGCATAGACCAGGGAGCCGCCTCGGCAGCGCGACGGTCGGTCAAGCGGTGGTTGTTCAAACAAGAACCGCGTGTGGAGGAGACAGATCGGGTGATGCTGGAGCTCGGCCGACACCGCATCGATGCAGTCTTGATCGAACGGCAGACGGGCAACGTATACACTTCATTGGGAAGGGTACCCAACAGCCCAAGGCAGGTGGCGTAA
- a CDS encoding DUF4129 domain-containing protein, whose protein sequence is MRQSLYDRSSNVLTAALAFLGYAVTALAFSWFYADWPGRLAAGTGAALGVFGARWLGPSRLRSMWIVLGFFVALGATLLFRTWLLAKTPLVTILGGALTAVTLIDSGMFLLVCFWAGLCLRSLAMRHRLASVGEWALIVAVFAQLFAAHRRGAINRPFSLADPLLAQGYDPVWALLGIGAVVALLGAVLLVREGRWWRMMLHVLVFLVVLGGVVAVVELRGLPASTSSQDALGLRGKRKPTQGGSSGKQKPTPAKNDEMEFRDNYDSDMDRSPVAVVLFHDDYSPPQGVYYFRQNTFSQYNGRRLVTATRADVDVDVAPGFPARPMTLITAAKPGHLRKRMETTMALLVEHSRPPALETAVKIAPSQNRNPGRFRRTYEVLSASLNTEYLGLLGAKAGSSAWSRAQTAHYLLGPDDPRYRELTTRILSEMPPELRYDPLAQAVAISGWLSRNGTYSLRHGHAKAEDPTADFLFGDKTGYCIHFAHAAAYLMRQAGLPTRVATGYAVNEESRHGGSALLLSGADSHAWPEVYFDDVGWVIMDIFPERSLDKPPPPPDPDLQRLMGELLRGQKPLLTEDTPGLPDIRKATASLLVWSKRIGLGLLLATLLILFGVKYWRLWIPRIARAEHQPRLRYRAALDRLAEQGYRRQYGETREAFAARLEAIAPTFTALSMLHLRWCFGEKTPEAPQKIAQQYHLFESYLHQSRCWYQRLGAALVPWSWFRSQ, encoded by the coding sequence GTGCGCCAGAGCCTTTACGATCGGAGCAGCAACGTGCTGACGGCCGCGCTTGCCTTTTTAGGTTACGCGGTCACAGCGCTAGCGTTTAGTTGGTTTTATGCCGATTGGCCGGGGCGCTTGGCGGCTGGCACGGGTGCAGCATTGGGGGTCTTTGGCGCAAGGTGGCTCGGTCCATCCCGGCTTCGATCGATGTGGATTGTGTTAGGGTTTTTTGTTGCTCTTGGAGCCACATTGCTCTTTAGGACATGGCTCTTGGCAAAGACGCCACTTGTGACGATCCTCGGGGGCGCCTTGACGGCCGTGACGCTCATCGACAGCGGAATGTTTCTGCTGGTGTGTTTTTGGGCGGGACTGTGTTTGCGGAGCTTGGCCATGCGCCATCGGCTGGCTTCGGTTGGTGAATGGGCGCTTATCGTCGCCGTATTTGCGCAGCTTTTTGCGGCGCACCGTCGCGGGGCCATCAACCGTCCGTTTTCGCTTGCCGACCCGTTACTGGCTCAGGGCTACGATCCTGTTTGGGCGCTTTTGGGTATTGGCGCAGTGGTGGCATTACTCGGTGCGGTGTTGTTAGTGCGTGAAGGTCGGTGGTGGCGCATGATGTTGCATGTGCTCGTCTTTCTCGTTGTGCTCGGCGGCGTGGTGGCGGTGGTCGAACTTAGGGGTCTTCCGGCTTCCACGTCATCTCAAGACGCGCTTGGCTTACGCGGTAAGCGCAAGCCAACACAAGGAGGCAGCTCGGGTAAGCAGAAACCCACCCCGGCCAAAAATGACGAGATGGAGTTCCGCGATAACTATGACTCAGACATGGATCGCTCTCCTGTGGCCGTCGTGCTGTTTCATGACGATTACTCGCCCCCGCAAGGCGTCTATTACTTTCGGCAGAACACGTTCAGCCAATACAACGGACGCCGTTTGGTCACGGCGACCAGGGCAGACGTCGATGTCGATGTCGCCCCAGGTTTTCCAGCCCGGCCGATGACATTAATAACCGCGGCTAAGCCGGGGCATTTGCGTAAGCGCATGGAGACCACCATGGCATTGCTCGTCGAGCATAGCCGCCCCCCCGCCCTCGAAACCGCGGTTAAAATTGCGCCCAGCCAAAACCGGAACCCGGGGCGCTTTCGTCGTACATATGAAGTGCTCTCTGCGTCACTTAACACAGAATACCTCGGCTTGCTCGGCGCCAAAGCGGGTTCTTCTGCGTGGAGTCGCGCTCAGACCGCACACTATCTTTTGGGTCCAGATGACCCGCGTTACCGTGAGCTGACAACGCGCATCCTGAGCGAGATGCCGCCCGAACTGCGTTATGATCCCCTCGCCCAAGCCGTAGCTATTTCTGGTTGGCTGAGCCGCAACGGTACGTACAGCTTGCGCCACGGGCACGCCAAAGCAGAGGATCCAACCGCGGATTTTCTGTTCGGCGATAAAACAGGTTATTGTATTCACTTCGCGCACGCGGCGGCATATCTGATGCGTCAGGCTGGCTTGCCCACGCGGGTAGCCACGGGTTACGCGGTCAATGAGGAGTCACGACACGGGGGCTCGGCATTGTTATTAAGCGGTGCGGATTCGCACGCGTGGCCTGAAGTTTATTTCGACGATGTGGGATGGGTCATCATGGACATATTCCCCGAGCGGTCGCTCGATAAACCGCCGCCGCCACCAGATCCCGACCTGCAGCGATTGATGGGCGAGCTCTTACGCGGACAGAAACCACTGCTGACGGAAGATACACCGGGCTTGCCCGACATTAGGAAGGCCACGGCAAGTCTGCTCGTCTGGTCCAAACGTATTGGCCTGGGCCTTTTGCTTGCTACATTACTTATTCTGTTCGGTGTGAAGTATTGGCGCCTGTGGATCCCGCGCATAGCAAGAGCCGAACACCAACCCAGGCTTCGTTACCGCGCCGCTCTCGACCGCTTGGCCGAGCAGGGCTACCGGAGACAATATGGCGAAACCCGGGAGGCGTTCGCCGCGAGATTGGAGGCCATAGCGCCCACTTTCACCGCGTTGAGTATGCTGCATCTCAGGTGGTGCTTTGGCGAGAAAACGCCGGAGGCGCCCCAAAAAATAGCACAGCAATATCATTTATTTGAGTCGTATTTGCACCAATCCCGATGTTGGTATCAAAGGCTGGGTGCCGCTCTTGTGCCCTGGAGCTGGTTTAGGTCTCAATAG